A stretch of Ligilactobacillus faecis DNA encodes these proteins:
- a CDS encoding C1 family peptidase, which yields MTKEISTTQLKNFKEQLESRKDHRVLTRTVSQNGIFASSRDQRADINSVPVFSIDLDTGKVTNQKQSGRCWMFAALNTMRHDLRARYDLADDFELSQNYTFFWDKLEKANYFYENILKTALFPTSDRKVAWLLATPQQDGGQWDMIMGLIEKYGVVPKTAMPETYNSSASSEFNATLNLKLRKDAVTLRELVQNKASEEEIAAKKEKMLAEVYRMAAYSFGEPPTTFDFEYRDKDNNYHLDQGLTPKSFFDKYLGWHTSDYVSVINGPTADKPYDHLYTVDMLGNVVGGREVRHLNVDMDTFKRLAVKQLEAGESVWFGCDVGKSSDRKKGIMDLEVYHRDQLFDVDLSMSKAERLDYSQSLMTHAMVLTGVDIVAGETKKWKVENSWGEKVGTKGFFVMSDAWMDEYCYQIVVNKKFLPEHLQAVLKEEPKVLAPWDPMGSLA from the coding sequence TTGACAAAAGAGATCAGTACTACTCAGCTTAAAAATTTTAAAGAACAACTTGAAAGTCGCAAAGACCATCGCGTCCTCACACGGACTGTTTCACAAAACGGGATCTTTGCTTCTAGTCGTGATCAACGAGCAGATATCAACTCAGTTCCGGTATTCTCGATCGATCTTGATACTGGTAAAGTTACCAATCAAAAACAATCTGGCCGTTGCTGGATGTTTGCTGCATTGAATACGATGCGTCACGATCTACGAGCCCGCTACGATCTAGCTGATGATTTTGAGTTATCTCAAAATTATACTTTCTTCTGGGATAAACTTGAAAAAGCTAACTATTTTTACGAAAATATCTTAAAAACAGCCCTTTTCCCAACTTCTGATCGAAAAGTTGCCTGGCTTTTAGCAACTCCTCAACAAGACGGAGGCCAATGGGATATGATCATGGGCTTGATCGAAAAATACGGTGTCGTACCTAAAACAGCCATGCCTGAAACTTATAATTCCTCAGCTTCAAGTGAATTCAACGCAACTTTGAATTTGAAACTTAGAAAAGATGCTGTTACGCTCCGTGAATTAGTCCAAAATAAGGCTTCTGAAGAAGAGATCGCAGCTAAAAAAGAAAAGATGTTAGCTGAAGTTTACCGCATGGCGGCCTATAGCTTCGGTGAACCCCCAACAACATTTGACTTTGAATACCGTGATAAAGATAACAACTACCATCTCGACCAAGGTCTGACTCCAAAGTCTTTCTTTGATAAATATCTTGGGTGGCACACAAGTGATTACGTTTCTGTCATCAATGGTCCAACAGCTGACAAACCATACGACCATCTCTATACGGTAGATATGTTAGGTAATGTTGTCGGTGGTCGTGAAGTACGCCATCTAAACGTTGATATGGACACTTTCAAGCGCCTTGCTGTCAAACAGCTTGAAGCTGGTGAAAGCGTCTGGTTTGGTTGTGATGTCGGGAAATCTTCTGATCGAAAAAAAGGGATCATGGATCTTGAAGTTTACCACCGTGATCAACTCTTCGATGTCGATCTTTCAATGTCAAAAGCTGAACGCTTAGATTACAGCCAAAGTTTGATGACACATGCAATGGTCTTAACTGGCGTTGATATCGTCGCTGGCGAGACTAAAAAATGGAAAGTTGAAAACTCTTGGGGAGAAAAAGTTGGGACAAAAGGTTTCTTTGTAATGTCTGACGCCTGGATGGATGAATACTGCTACCAGATCGTTGTCAATAAGAAATTCTTGCCAGAACACTTACAAGCTGTTTTG
- a CDS encoding IS4 family transposase encodes MNIAQLKKLFLTTLDSIDQEKEKYVVDPKRDFIRQRKLVFKDTLLYILSMGGGTILSELSQLTGGIPELTVSAFTQQRYKVKAEAFKKFFHLFSDRLSQNTQSQIRILAIDGSSIHIPTDPTDKSSYFPSPNGRKAYNLLHLNALFDLDKQIYTDVIVQKGMDNERNALNKMIARSKIPKALIIGDRGYESYNTLAHIQEKGWSFLIRVRNNNGVISGIALPDERQFDKHFTLKLTRKQTRETKELFRERNSYRFIPANVTFDFLSQKTKKADPTEFYSLEFRIVRFSVSEDKDVTVVTNLNQSSYPAWKLKKLYHLRWGIETAFRTLKHTLGLLNFHAKKIVGILQEIYAKLIVYNFTQMIIDHVSLQEKARSYQYKVNFTVAVRLCRSFIRGKSPPKRLESYISKNILPIRNGRHYKRSSSRRKASGFNYRIT; translated from the coding sequence ATGAATATAGCACAACTGAAAAAGTTATTTTTAACTACCCTTGACTCGATCGACCAAGAAAAAGAAAAATATGTTGTCGATCCCAAACGTGATTTTATACGTCAGAGAAAACTTGTTTTTAAAGACACGCTACTTTATATTCTATCAATGGGTGGCGGGACTATTCTAAGTGAATTATCACAACTAACAGGAGGTATACCGGAACTCACTGTTTCAGCTTTTACACAACAAAGATATAAAGTAAAAGCTGAGGCGTTTAAAAAATTCTTCCATCTGTTTTCCGATCGATTATCACAAAACACTCAAAGTCAAATCAGGATCCTAGCTATCGATGGCTCTAGTATTCATATCCCAACTGATCCAACTGATAAAAGCTCTTATTTTCCATCTCCAAATGGTCGCAAAGCTTATAATTTACTTCACCTTAACGCACTCTTTGACTTAGACAAACAAATTTATACAGATGTGATCGTCCAAAAAGGTATGGATAATGAGCGCAATGCCTTGAATAAAATGATCGCTCGTTCTAAAATCCCTAAGGCGCTCATTATTGGCGATAGAGGATATGAATCTTATAATACCTTAGCGCACATCCAAGAAAAAGGTTGGTCTTTCTTGATCAGAGTACGAAACAACAATGGCGTGATCAGTGGAATAGCACTTCCAGATGAACGCCAATTCGATAAACATTTCACACTAAAATTAACACGTAAACAAACTAGAGAAACTAAGGAATTATTTAGAGAACGTAATTCTTATAGATTTATACCGGCCAATGTGACCTTCGATTTTTTATCACAAAAAACCAAGAAAGCTGACCCAACTGAATTTTATTCACTTGAATTTAGAATAGTACGTTTTTCTGTATCCGAAGACAAGGATGTGACTGTAGTAACTAATCTAAATCAAAGTTCATATCCAGCTTGGAAACTAAAAAAGCTTTACCATTTACGTTGGGGGATAGAAACAGCATTCAGGACATTGAAACATACCTTGGGATTATTGAACTTTCACGCTAAAAAAATAGTGGGGATCCTTCAAGAGATCTACGCTAAACTTATAGTGTACAATTTCACCCAAATGATCATAGATCATGTATCACTCCAAGAAAAGGCTCGATCATATCAATATAAAGTTAATTTTACAGTCGCTGTGAGACTGTGTAGATCTTTTATTAGAGGAAAATCCCCACCAAAACGGTTAGAATCCTATATTTCTAAAAATATTCTTCCAATCAGGAATGGTCGGCATTATAAAAGATCATCCAGCAGAAGAAAAGCATCAGGATTCAACTACAGAATAACATAA
- the rpiA gene encoding ribose-5-phosphate isomerase RpiA, whose amino-acid sequence MDQNELKRLVGEKSVEWIKDGMVVGLGTGSTVYYMVEALGRRIKEEGLKITGVTTSNVTADQARKLSIPLASVDEVDHIDLVIDGADEISSDFQGIKGGGAALLFEKIVAINSAKVLWIVDESKMKKHLGAFPLPVEVIPYGSQKIFDRFEAKGLNPTFRKQANGSLLLTDSDNYIIDLHLNEIKDPHALADYLIKEVGVVEHGLFLDMVNTVIVGKQEGPVILHARD is encoded by the coding sequence ATGGATCAAAATGAATTAAAACGTCTTGTCGGAGAAAAATCAGTCGAATGGATCAAAGATGGGATGGTCGTAGGTCTTGGGACTGGTTCGACTGTCTATTACATGGTCGAAGCTTTAGGGCGCCGGATCAAAGAAGAAGGTTTAAAGATCACTGGGGTCACGACTTCAAATGTTACAGCCGATCAAGCTCGCAAGCTTTCGATCCCGCTTGCTTCAGTCGATGAAGTTGACCATATCGATCTAGTCATCGATGGTGCAGATGAGATCTCAAGTGATTTCCAAGGGATCAAAGGTGGCGGAGCAGCTCTGCTATTTGAAAAGATCGTTGCGATCAACTCTGCTAAAGTTCTTTGGATCGTTGACGAAAGCAAAATGAAAAAACACCTAGGCGCTTTTCCGCTCCCAGTCGAAGTTATCCCTTACGGTAGTCAAAAGATCTTTGACCGTTTTGAAGCCAAAGGTCTAAATCCGACCTTTAGAAAACAAGCCAACGGGAGTTTACTACTAACAGATTCAGATAACTATATCATTGACTTGCATTTAAACGAGATCAAAGATCCACACGCTTTAGCAGATTATTTGATCAAAGAAGTCGGAGTCGTTGAACATGGTCTCTTCCTTGACATGGTCAACACTGTGATCGTCGGCAAACAAGAAGGTCCTGTTATTTTACACGCACGAGATTAA
- a CDS encoding GNAT family N-acetyltransferase — MDFKWLENQLICQDEHEEMLGNIGFKMINNEQTYVIEHTWVADKARGQGLAEKMTVFFLEHARSEKKTILPLCSYTQNYFKKHPELETLLFKQAK; from the coding sequence ATGGATTTCAAATGGCTAGAAAACCAACTGATCTGCCAAGATGAACATGAAGAGATGCTTGGCAATATCGGATTTAAGATGATCAATAACGAGCAAACTTATGTTATCGAACATACTTGGGTCGCTGATAAAGCGCGGGGGCAAGGTCTGGCTGAAAAGATGACTGTTTTCTTCTTAGAACATGCACGTTCTGAAAAGAAAACGATCTTGCCCCTCTGCTCGTACACACAAAACTATTTCAAGAAACATCCAGAGTTAGAAACGCTCTTGTTCAAACAAGCAAAGTAA
- a CDS encoding dUTP diphosphatase: MKRGFEVVSKYATEEIELPVRATKNAAGYDFCAAKDFVLPSIWRRDLLKILWALRKQKEFTQSELTEAQAVLRPYLVPTGIKAYMQPDEFLMLANRSSNPLKYGLILPNGVGIVDADYYNNANNEGEIFFQLVNFGLTNKVIKKGERLGQGIFLPYLLADAEKAPLQERTGGFGSSGR, from the coding sequence ATGAAAAGAGGATTTGAAGTCGTTTCAAAGTATGCTACTGAAGAGATCGAATTACCAGTGCGCGCCACAAAAAACGCAGCGGGGTATGATTTTTGTGCGGCTAAAGATTTTGTTTTACCAAGTATTTGGCGCCGGGATCTTTTAAAGATCTTGTGGGCTTTACGCAAACAAAAAGAATTTACCCAAAGTGAATTAACAGAGGCACAAGCTGTTTTGCGTCCTTATTTAGTTCCTACTGGGATCAAAGCTTATATGCAACCCGATGAATTCTTGATGTTAGCCAATCGTTCGAGCAATCCGTTAAAATACGGCTTGATCTTGCCAAATGGTGTCGGGATCGTAGATGCTGACTACTATAATAACGCTAACAATGAAGGTGAGATCTTCTTTCAATTAGTCAATTTTGGACTAACGAATAAAGTGATCAAAAAAGGTGAACGTTTAGGGCAAGGGATCTTTTTACCATATTTGTTGGCAGATGCTGAAAAAGCCCCATTACAAGAGCGAACAGGTGGGTTTGGTTCATCTGGGCGCTAA
- the radA gene encoding DNA repair protein RadA: protein MAKPKSKYVCQNCGYVSPRYLGRCPNCGEWNTLVEEVEQKTATLKATPRVTLAGTKTAPQKIEEVTVAKTPRIDAKNAELNRVLGGGIVPGSMVLIGGDPGIGKSTLLLQVSGSLADQGGKLLYVSGEESASQIKLRADRLGVSGSDFYLYPETDMGSILQNIEELKPDYVVIDSVQTMQMPEITSAVGSVAQIREVTAALMQIAKTNGITIFIVGHVTKGGAIAGPKILEHMVDTVLYFEGDMHRSFRILRAVKNRFGSTNEIGVFEMRDGGLVEVPNPSEIFLEERLSGATGSAVVVSLEGTRPILAEIQALVTPTAFGNAKRTTTGLDHNRISLIMAVLEKRAGLLLQNQDAYLKAAGGVKLDEPAIDLAVAMSIVSSYRDAQTAPDDCFIGELGLTGEVRRVNRIDARIAEAAKLGFKRVFVPQNNLTDLELPSNIQVVGVKTLSEALRHVF from the coding sequence GTGGCAAAACCAAAAAGTAAATATGTTTGTCAAAATTGTGGCTATGTCTCACCGCGCTACTTAGGCCGCTGTCCAAATTGCGGTGAGTGGAATACTTTAGTCGAAGAAGTCGAACAAAAGACAGCAACTTTAAAAGCGACACCACGGGTCACCTTAGCAGGCACAAAGACTGCGCCCCAAAAGATCGAAGAAGTTACGGTCGCCAAGACGCCACGGATCGATGCTAAAAATGCAGAATTGAATCGCGTTTTAGGCGGAGGGATCGTTCCAGGTTCAATGGTCTTGATCGGGGGCGATCCAGGGATCGGTAAGTCAACGTTGCTTTTACAAGTTTCAGGAAGCTTAGCTGATCAAGGTGGAAAATTACTATATGTTTCAGGAGAAGAAAGTGCTAGTCAGATCAAACTCCGTGCTGACCGGCTCGGTGTTTCTGGGAGCGATTTTTATTTATATCCTGAGACAGATATGGGCAGTATTTTACAAAATATCGAAGAATTAAAGCCAGACTACGTTGTGATCGATTCGGTCCAAACGATGCAGATGCCAGAGATCACTTCAGCAGTCGGGAGTGTGGCGCAGATCCGTGAAGTTACCGCAGCTTTGATGCAGATCGCTAAAACAAATGGGATCACGATCTTTATCGTCGGTCATGTGACGAAAGGGGGAGCGATCGCAGGACCAAAGATCTTAGAGCATATGGTCGATACGGTCTTGTACTTTGAAGGTGATATGCACCGGTCATTTCGGATCTTACGGGCTGTCAAAAATCGTTTTGGTTCAACAAATGAGATCGGTGTTTTTGAGATGCGTGATGGGGGATTAGTCGAAGTACCGAATCCATCAGAGATCTTTTTAGAAGAACGCTTGAGTGGAGCAACTGGTTCAGCCGTTGTTGTTTCACTTGAAGGAACGCGGCCGATCTTAGCTGAGATCCAAGCACTTGTGACGCCAACCGCCTTTGGCAATGCTAAGCGCACAACGACAGGACTTGATCATAATCGGATCTCACTGATCATGGCCGTTTTAGAAAAACGTGCGGGGCTGTTGTTGCAAAATCAAGATGCTTATCTTAAAGCCGCTGGAGGCGTTAAGTTAGATGAACCTGCGATCGACCTAGCTGTAGCAATGAGTATCGTGTCTAGTTATCGCGATGCCCAAACTGCGCCTGACGACTGCTTTATCGGAGAACTGGGTCTGACTGGTGAAGTCAGACGCGTCAATCGGATCGATGCGCGGATCGCAGAAGCTGCTAAATTGGGGTTCAAGCGCGTCTTTGTCCCACAAAACAATCTAACTGATCTAGAGTTACCCTCAAATATTCAAGTTGTCGGTGTCAAAACACTTAGTGAAGCATTACGACATGTTTTTTGA
- a CDS encoding PIN/TRAM domain-containing protein, translating to MRKRIIRLIFAFLGIGAGYSFLPSLWRILNIDQPVLYNGIINMLIGFSLLMICSFFLTEPVEGILKKVEETLARQKTEVIISESIAIIVSLVIAVLISTLFWQSSLFFVNTILPVILMIVFAYLGWFVGRTRLSDLPKIFSTRTRKKDSENNNVLERKAGDNFYKYKLLDTNILIDGRIYDLAKTGFLEGTLIVPNFVLYELQYIADSGDSIKRVRGRRGLDILNKLRDEKIVPVEMYEGDFDDIQEVDSKLIKLAKMLDAVIVTNDYNLNKVSEFQNVKVLNVNALAKALKPRVIPGERLNVMVIKNGTERQQGVAYLDDGTMIVVEDGRYYMNKTIEVEVTSALQTDAGRMIFAKPYHSKKKLKEKN from the coding sequence ATGCGCAAAAGAATAATTCGATTGATCTTTGCATTTTTAGGGATCGGGGCTGGATATTCATTTTTACCAAGTTTATGGCGCATTTTGAATATCGACCAACCTGTTCTTTATAACGGGATCATCAATATGTTGATCGGTTTTAGCTTACTGATGATCTGTTCATTTTTCTTGACTGAACCAGTCGAGGGGATCTTAAAAAAAGTTGAGGAGACGTTAGCTCGGCAAAAGACGGAGGTCATTATCTCAGAAAGTATCGCAATTATCGTCTCACTTGTGATCGCCGTTTTGATCTCAACGCTCTTTTGGCAATCATCGCTCTTTTTTGTCAATACGATCTTACCGGTGATCTTGATGATCGTTTTTGCTTATTTAGGGTGGTTTGTTGGACGGACGCGTTTGAGCGATCTACCTAAAATTTTTTCCACTAGAACCCGGAAAAAAGACAGTGAAAACAATAACGTTTTAGAACGAAAAGCCGGTGATAATTTTTATAAATACAAGTTGTTAGACACGAATATTTTGATCGATGGTCGGATCTATGATCTAGCTAAGACTGGCTTTTTAGAAGGAACTTTGATCGTCCCTAACTTTGTGTTGTATGAATTACAATATATTGCCGATTCGGGCGATAGCATCAAACGTGTTCGGGGGCGACGTGGTTTAGATATTTTAAATAAACTGCGCGACGAAAAGATCGTGCCAGTCGAGATGTATGAAGGTGATTTTGACGATATTCAAGAAGTCGATTCAAAATTGATCAAGTTAGCTAAAATGCTTGATGCGGTGATCGTTACAAATGACTACAATTTAAATAAAGTCAGTGAATTTCAAAATGTCAAAGTTTTAAACGTCAATGCTTTAGCTAAAGCATTGAAACCGCGTGTCATTCCAGGCGAACGCTTGAATGTCATGGTCATCAAAAACGGAACTGAAAGACAACAAGGGGTCGCTTACTTAGACGATGGGACGATGATCGTTGTTGAAGATGGACGTTACTATATGAATAAAACGATCGAAGTTGAAGTGACCTCGGCCTTGCAAACTGACGCTGGGCGAATGATCTTTGCCAAACCATACCATTCAAAGAAGAAACTCAAGGAAAAAAACTAA
- the gltX gene encoding glutamate--tRNA ligase, producing the protein MAKDKIRVRYAPSPTGHLHIGNARTALFNYLFARHNKGTFVLRIEDTDTKRNIADGEKSQMDNLAWLGIDWDEGPDKPGNYGPYRQSERKDIYRPLINELLEKGLAYESYMTEEELEAQREEQKARGEAPRYVYEYEGMSEEEIKEVQAKAQAKGLKPVVRIRLPHDKVYEWDDIVKGKVSFNSDTIGGDFVIQKRDGMPTYNFAVVVDDHLMEITHVLRGDDHVANTPKQLAVYEAFGWQAPVFGHMSLIINSETGKKLSKRDETVLQFIEQYRSLGYLPEAMFNFITLLGWSPVGESEIFSKKDFIKMFDPKRLSKSPAAFDSKKLEWINNQYVKAADSDEITDSSLKQLIKAEKIASDPDVMTIQWVRQLVNLYKRQMSYTGQLAEMAEIFFNEPPVLDEAAKAELADPSAKVVLDEFAKRMQTLPIFDAVSIQETIRKIQKETGVRGRKLYMPIRIATTREMHGPELAPSIELLGRKKVLRHLEQTLTEMEA; encoded by the coding sequence TTGGCAAAAGATAAGATTCGCGTGCGTTATGCTCCAAGTCCAACTGGACATTTGCATATCGGTAATGCTCGAACAGCTTTATTCAATTACTTGTTTGCACGGCATAACAAGGGAACATTTGTATTACGGATCGAGGATACAGATACAAAGAGAAATATCGCTGACGGCGAAAAGAGTCAGATGGATAACTTAGCTTGGCTAGGGATCGATTGGGATGAAGGTCCAGACAAGCCAGGTAATTACGGTCCTTACCGTCAATCAGAACGTAAAGATATTTACCGTCCTTTGATCAATGAATTATTGGAAAAAGGTCTCGCGTATGAATCTTACATGACAGAAGAAGAACTCGAAGCGCAACGTGAAGAACAAAAAGCTCGTGGCGAAGCTCCACGCTATGTCTACGAATATGAAGGCATGAGCGAAGAAGAGATCAAAGAAGTTCAAGCTAAAGCTCAAGCTAAAGGCTTAAAGCCAGTCGTGCGGATCCGTTTACCACATGACAAAGTTTATGAATGGGACGATATCGTTAAAGGTAAAGTCAGCTTTAACTCTGATACGATCGGGGGCGACTTTGTCATCCAAAAACGCGACGGGATGCCGACATATAACTTTGCGGTCGTTGTTGATGATCACTTGATGGAGATCACACACGTTTTACGGGGCGATGATCATGTTGCTAATACGCCTAAACAATTAGCCGTCTATGAAGCTTTTGGCTGGCAAGCACCAGTTTTTGGACATATGTCCTTGATCATCAACTCTGAAACAGGTAAGAAACTTTCTAAGCGTGATGAAACAGTCTTACAATTTATCGAACAATATCGTTCCCTTGGTTATTTACCAGAAGCGATGTTCAACTTTATCACTTTATTAGGTTGGTCTCCAGTAGGTGAGTCTGAGATCTTTTCTAAGAAAGACTTTATCAAGATGTTTGATCCAAAACGTTTGAGCAAATCACCAGCTGCTTTTGATAGCAAGAAACTCGAATGGATCAACAATCAATACGTCAAAGCAGCAGATAGTGATGAGATCACTGATTCTTCTTTGAAACAATTGATCAAAGCTGAAAAGATCGCAAGTGATCCAGATGTCATGACGATCCAATGGGTCCGTCAATTAGTCAACTTGTATAAGCGTCAAATGTCTTATACAGGGCAATTAGCTGAGATGGCTGAGATCTTTTTCAATGAACCACCAGTTTTAGATGAAGCAGCCAAAGCGGAATTAGCTGATCCATCGGCGAAGGTCGTGTTAGATGAATTTGCTAAGCGAATGCAGACTTTACCGATCTTTGATGCAGTTTCGATCCAAGAAACGATCCGTAAGATCCAAAAAGAGACAGGCGTTCGTGGCCGAAAACTTTATATGCCGATCCGGATCGCAACGACCCGCGAGATGCATGGTCCAGAACTTGCACCTTCGATCGAACTTTTAGGACGCAAAAAAGTTTTACGTCATTTAGAACAAACATTAACTGAAATGGAAGCTTAA
- the cysS gene encoding cysteine--tRNA ligase codes for MIQIYNTLTNKKEEFHPQVPGKVSMYVCGPTVYNYIHIGNARSAIAFDTVRRYLEYRGYVVDYVSNFTDVDDKIIKASQETGLSVKELTDKYIAAFYADISALNIKKATKNPRVMETMDDIIAFVKALVAKGYAYEVAGDVYFRARKFKDYGKLSGQALDELELGASQRVTALDQGKKEDPLDFALWKKAKPGEIAWESPWGLGRPGWHIECSVMATKYLGETIDIHAGGQDLEFPHHENEIAQSEAKTGQKFANYWMHNGFVTIGQDDEKMSKSLGNFVTVHELVKTLDPQIIRFLMATTQYRRPIRYSQANLADATANLNKLKTAFQNASYRLKDATETPLEKDVEAEFLAHQAAFVEAMDDDFNTQNGITVLYEIAKQLNVYATKTEVSAETLRYLLANFAQLATIFGIKLEEADLDDEKIAILIAKRDQARAKRDFATSDAIRDQLKEQGIILEDTPQGTRWKRE; via the coding sequence ATGATCCAGATCTATAATACTCTGACGAATAAAAAAGAAGAATTTCATCCGCAAGTTCCAGGTAAAGTCAGTATGTATGTTTGTGGACCGACTGTTTATAACTATATCCATATTGGCAATGCCCGCTCGGCGATCGCTTTTGATACAGTTAGGCGCTATTTAGAATATCGTGGCTATGTTGTTGATTATGTATCTAATTTTACCGATGTTGACGATAAGATCATCAAAGCTAGCCAAGAAACAGGTCTAAGTGTCAAAGAACTTACCGATAAGTATATTGCAGCTTTTTACGCTGATATTTCAGCTTTGAATATCAAAAAAGCAACTAAAAATCCACGGGTGATGGAAACGATGGATGATATCATCGCCTTTGTCAAAGCTTTAGTTGCAAAAGGTTATGCTTATGAAGTGGCAGGCGATGTCTATTTTAGAGCACGAAAATTCAAAGATTACGGTAAGCTTTCAGGGCAAGCACTAGATGAACTTGAATTAGGTGCTAGTCAACGTGTAACTGCTTTAGATCAAGGGAAAAAAGAAGATCCTTTAGATTTTGCCTTATGGAAAAAAGCTAAACCAGGTGAGATCGCTTGGGAGTCTCCTTGGGGTCTAGGGCGTCCAGGGTGGCATATCGAATGTTCAGTGATGGCTACGAAATACTTAGGTGAAACGATCGATATCCATGCCGGTGGTCAAGATCTGGAATTTCCGCATCATGAAAATGAGATCGCCCAAAGTGAAGCTAAAACAGGGCAAAAATTCGCTAACTATTGGATGCATAACGGATTTGTCACGATCGGACAAGATGATGAAAAGATGAGTAAATCGCTTGGAAATTTTGTGACGGTCCATGAACTTGTCAAAACGCTTGATCCGCAGATCATTCGTTTTTTGATGGCTACGACGCAATATCGACGTCCGATCCGTTATAGTCAAGCTAATCTTGCAGACGCGACTGCTAATTTGAATAAATTGAAGACCGCTTTTCAAAATGCAAGTTATCGTCTTAAAGATGCCACTGAAACGCCACTTGAAAAAGATGTCGAAGCCGAATTTTTAGCACATCAAGCTGCTTTTGTAGAAGCAATGGACGACGATTTCAATACCCAAAATGGGATCACGGTTTTATATGAGATCGCTAAGCAATTAAACGTCTATGCGACTAAAACTGAAGTCAGTGCAGAAACGTTGCGCTATCTTTTAGCGAATTTTGCGCAGTTAGCTACGATCTTTGGGATCAAATTAGAAGAAGCTGATTTAGATGATGAAAAAATCGCTATCTTGATCGCTAAAAGAGATCAAGCACGAGCTAAACGTGATTTTGCTACAAGCGATGCGATCAGAGATCAGTTGAAAGAACAAGGGATCATTTTAGAAGATACACCTCAAGGAACAAGGTGGAAGAGAGAATAA
- a CDS encoding Mini-ribonuclease 3 encodes MTADYRQMNGIALAYIGDAIYEVYIRDHLLAQGMTKPTRLHHRATHYVSAKAQAMLIKKMEEQALLTPEEQEYFKRGRNAKSYTSAKNTSVVTYRISTGFEALFGYLYLSGQKERLDELATWCIKTVEEGEK; translated from the coding sequence ATGACAGCAGATTACCGACAAATGAATGGGATCGCACTAGCCTATATCGGCGATGCGATCTATGAAGTTTATATCCGAGATCACCTTTTAGCTCAAGGAATGACCAAACCAACGCGCTTGCATCATCGGGCTACCCATTATGTTTCGGCGAAAGCGCAAGCGATGTTGATCAAAAAAATGGAAGAACAAGCTTTGTTGACACCAGAAGAACAAGAATATTTCAAACGTGGGCGCAATGCTAAAAGCTATACTTCAGCTAAAAATACTTCGGTCGTGACTTATCGGATCTCGACTGGCTTTGAAGCATTATTTGGTTATTTGTATTTGAGTGGACAAAAAGAGCGGTTAGATGAGTTAGCCACTTGGTGTATCAAAACTGTCGAGGAAGGAGAAAAATAA
- the rlmB gene encoding 23S rRNA (guanosine(2251)-2'-O)-methyltransferase RlmB: protein MAQNEDFVIGRHPALAALKSKQAVNKVFIQSGLKADALKEISALAKKKDVIVNQVPKAKLDLLADGQNHQGVVLAVAAYEYASLDQLFEQAEKKGEDPFFIILDGIEDPHNLGSIMRTADAAGIHGIIIPKRRAVQLTATVAKTSTGAIEYVPVCRVTNLVQTVEELKKRGLWVFGTDMHGTDFRKWSAKGPTALVIGNEGKGIAPLLKKKCDEMLTIPMVGHVQSLNASVAASLLIYQGFTSRGN, encoded by the coding sequence ATGGCACAAAATGAAGATTTCGTGATCGGACGTCATCCGGCTTTAGCTGCTTTAAAAAGCAAGCAAGCTGTCAATAAAGTCTTTATCCAAAGTGGACTCAAAGCAGATGCTCTAAAAGAGATCAGTGCTTTAGCAAAGAAAAAAGATGTGATCGTCAATCAAGTTCCTAAAGCTAAGTTAGATCTATTAGCCGATGGTCAAAATCATCAAGGAGTCGTTTTAGCTGTAGCAGCGTATGAATATGCTAGCTTAGACCAATTATTTGAACAGGCTGAAAAGAAGGGTGAAGATCCGTTCTTTATCATTTTAGATGGGATCGAGGATCCACATAATCTCGGCTCGATCATGCGAACTGCTGATGCTGCTGGGATCCATGGGATCATCATTCCTAAACGTCGTGCAGTACAGTTGACTGCGACAGTAGCTAAAACATCGACGGGAGCGATCGAATATGTGCCTGTCTGTCGTGTAACTAATTTAGTTCAGACGGTAGAAGAGTTGAAAAAACGTGGCTTATGGGTCTTTGGAACAGATATGCACGGAACTGATTTTAGAAAATGGAGTGCCAAAGGACCGACAGCGTTAGTGATTGGAAATGAAGGTAAGGGGATCGCGCCTTTATTAAAGAAAAAATGTGATGAGATGCTCACGATCCCGATGGTCGGGCATGTGCAAAGTTTAAATGCTAGCGTTGCTGCTAGTTTGTTGATCTATCAAGGTTTTACTTCAAGAGGCAATTAA